A genomic segment from Osmerus mordax isolate fOsmMor3 chromosome 5, fOsmMor3.pri, whole genome shotgun sequence encodes:
- the LOC136942779 gene encoding LOW QUALITY PROTEIN: gamma-crystallin S-1-like (The sequence of the model RefSeq protein was modified relative to this genomic sequence to represent the inferred CDS: substituted 1 base at 1 genomic stop codon), with amino-acid sequence MMGKIIFYEGRNFEGRHYECSGDCTDMHSHFSRCNSIRVDSGCWMAYEKPNFSGYQYMLTRGKYPDHHRWSGFNDCIRSCRMIPAYSGNYRMKIFERSDFGGKMMELSDDCPNLQDRFRLRDVSSCSVMEGYWILHEHPNYRGRQYFLRPGEYNKHSDWGSLSTSIGSVRRVTELKXTQ; translated from the exons ATGATGGGCAAG ATAATCTTTTACGAGGGCAGGAATTTCGAGGGCCGTCACTATGAGTGCAGCGGTGACTGTACCGACATGCACTCACACTTCTCCCGCTGCAACTCCATCCGCGTGGACAGCGGCTGCTGGATGGCCTACGAGAAGCCAAACTTCTCTGGTTACCAGTACATGCTGACCCGGGGCAAGTACCCCGACCACCACCGCTGGTCTGGCTTCAACGACTGCATCCGTTCCTGCAGAATGATTCCTGCT TACAGCGGGAACTACAGGATGAAGATCTTCGAGAGGTCGGACTTCGGGGGGAAGATGATGGAGCTGAGTGACGACTGCCCGAACCTGCAGGACCGCTTCCGCCTGCGGGATGTGTCCTCCTGCAGCGTCATGGAGGGCTACTGGATCCTGCACGAGCACCCCAACTACCGCGGTCGCCAGTACTTCCTGCGCCCCGGAGAGTACAACAAGCACAGCGACTGGGGCAGCCTCAGCACCTCCATCGGCTCTGTGCGCCGTGTCACAGAGCTCAAATAAACCCAGTAG